From a region of the Paralichthys olivaceus isolate ysfri-2021 chromosome 4, ASM2471397v2, whole genome shotgun sequence genome:
- the znf367 gene encoding zinc finger protein 367, which produces MADNKQVIFCEDSPKRVLVSVIKTTPIKPRKAEAMTPTSPGFSDFMVYPWKWGENAHNVTLSPGSVSGASSPTGTQTAGEGDTAPSPDQIKDGIRRGRPRADTVRELINEGETSSSRIRCNICNRVFPREKSLQAHKRTHTGERPYLCDYPNCGKAFVQSGQLKTHQRLHTGEKPFVCSEKGCANRFTHANRHCPKHPFSRLKREEPKEGQGKAQSVDNKAVAEWLAKYWRTREQRAPTTTKVKLQGEAMAEDQEQQDPMEYLQSDEENGEEEEAAEEEKGSQGGATKRRIQEQREQRERLHGALALIELANNMSP; this is translated from the exons ATGGCTGATAACAAGCAAGTTATTTTCTGCGAAGACTCGCCCAAACGAGTGCTGGTGTCCGTCATCAAGACCACCCCGATCAAGCCCAGGAAAGCGGAGGCGATGACGCCCACCAGCCCCGGCTTCAGCGACTTCATGGTGTACCCGTGGAAGTGGGGGGAGAACGCCCACAATGTGACCCTGAGCCCGGGATCAGTGAGCGGGGCTTCGTCCCCCACCGGCACCCAGACAGCCGGGGAGGGGGACACAGCTCCATCACCGGATCAGATCAAG GATGGTATCCGCAGAGGTCGCCCACGAGCTGACACCGTCCGCGAGCTGATAAACGAGGGGGAGACCTCATCCAGCCGCATCCGCTGCAACATCTGCAACAGAGTGTTTCCCAGAGAGAAGTCTCTCCAAGCCCacaagaggacacacacag GAGAGAGGCCCTATCTCTGTGACTACCCAAACTGTGGGAAGGCGTTTGTCCAGAGTGGTCAGCTGAAGACGCACCAGCGCCTGCACACCGGGGAAAAACCCTTTGTCTGCTCAGAGAAAG GATGTGCCAATCGGTTCACTCATGCCAACCGTCACTGCCCCAAGCATCCGTTCTCCCGTCTGAAGAGGGAGGAGCCAAAGGAGGGTCAGGGGAAGGCCCAGTCTGTGGATAACAAGGCTGTGGCCGAGTGGCTGGCAAA GTACTGGCGAACCCGCGAGCAGCGTGCCCCGACGACCACCAAGGTGAAGTTGCAGGGCGAGGCGATGGCGGAGGACCAGGAGCAGCAGGATCCTATGGAGTATCTCCAGTCGGATGAAGAGAAcggggaagaggaagaggctgCGGAGGAGGAAAAGGGGAGCCAGGGTGGAGCCACCAAGCGCCGTATCCAGGAGCAACGGGAGCAACGGGAACGTCTCCACGGTGCTCTGGCACTCATCGAGCTGGCCAACAACATGTCTCCCTGA
- the LOC109637028 gene encoding intracellular hyaluronan-binding protein 4-like gives MSSSVPGDTLVKMLPDAYGCVVANRFGELLDDDADPFDMISAVEKEEEKKKKKKQQQQEDERKGKQKKPGQRESQKDRRVPRAPESQEPAPVQKQQQQQQQQARPGPVTENREEAQRGMKRGAAGERRANLEEKPQEYSISKPPSYADSDLRGRGGLRGRRGARGGGYTRNPDNFNLRGKREYDRHNGTGISPEEKRGGRGPWNWGCVEEATSELMEVTSNVPVKAEEPQITVDEENQNLATEEDDGEMVVHVAMEMTLDEWKAMQEISRPKVEFNIRKSENKIPSKAKVIHQSKHPENLKGTPLEEIEDEGNFLRRSVNDITSLLDINFGSLGRPTRGGRGRGARGGMTNRPERPKPILEKEGDPAPNPDDPEDFPALPTGK, from the exons ATGTCTTCCTCTGTCCCCGGTGACACTCTGGTTAAAATGCTGCCGGACGCTTACGGGTGCGTGGTGGCGAACAGGTTCGGGGAACTCCTGGACGACGACGCGGACCCGTTCGACATGATCAGCGcagtggagaaggaggaggagaagaagaagaagaagaagcagcagcagcaggaggatgagaggaaagGGAAGCAGAAGAAACCCGGCCAGCGGGAGTCTCAGAAGGACAGGAGGGTCCCCAGAGCTCCGGAGAGTCAGGAACCAGCTCCAG tccaaaagcagcagcagcagcagcagcagcaggctcgTCCTGGACCAGTGActgagaacagagaggaggcTCAGAGGGGCATGAAGAGAGGTGCTGCTGGGGAGCGCAGGGCCAACCTGGAGGAGAAGCCACAGGAGTATTCAATCTCAAA GCCGCCCTCTTATGCAGACTCTGACCTCAGGGGCAGAGGAGGGCtcagaggcaggagaggagcaCGAGGTGGAGGATACACGAGGAACCCAGACAACTTCAACCTGAGGGGCAAGAGAGAGTATGATCGACACAATGGAAC AGGAATATCTcctgaggaaaagagaggaggcagaggaccCTGGAACTGGGGCTGTGTTGAAGAGGCTACGAG TGAGCTAATGGAGGTGACATCTAATGTTCCAGTCAAAGCAGAGGAGCCCCAAATAACTGTGGATGAAGAGAATCAGAATCT AGCAACAGAAGAGGACGATGGAGAGATGGTGGTCCACGTTGCCATGGAGATGACCCTGGACGAGTGGAAGGCCATGCAGGAGATAAGTCGACCCAAGGTGGAGTTTAATATCCGCAAATCAGAAAACAAGATTCCCTCCAAAGCTAAAGTCATCCACCAGTCAAAGCACCCGGAG AACCTCAAGGGCACCCCTCTGGAGGAGATAGAGGACGAAGGCAACTTCCTCCGTCGGTCTGTGAATGACATCACCTCTCTTCTGGACATCAACTTCGGGAGTCTTGGACGGCCCACCCGCGGGGGTCGAGGAAGAGGAGCTCGAGGTGGCATGACTAACCGCCCAGAGAGACCTAAACCCATATTGGAGAAG GAGGGCGATCCAGCTCCTAACCCCGACGACCCAGAAGACTTCCCTGCACTTCCAACAGGAAAATAA